A genomic window from Denticeps clupeoides chromosome 11, fDenClu1.1, whole genome shotgun sequence includes:
- the sgsm1a gene encoding small G protein signaling modulator 1 isoform X1: MAEAEIRQRLLRNVKKQVKQIMEEAVTRKFVHEDSSHIVSFCAAVEACVLHGLKRRAAGFLRSNKIAALFTKVGKNFPPAEELCRKTQELEQIIESKRSQTLPYDSTHKPSKVPNLSPQAMKHLWIRTALIDKVLDKIVLYLVENSSKFYEKEAVLMDPVDGHILASLLVGPCALEYTKMKTADHFWTDPSADELVQRHRIHSAHCRQDSPTKRPALCIQKRHSSSSMDERPSPAPSAREYVESLHQNSRATLLFGKNNVLVQPRDDMAAVPGYLSLHQTAHAMTLKWTPNQLMNGSMGDLDYEKSVYWDYAMTIRLEEIVYLHCHQQVDSGGTVVLVSQDGIQRPPLRFPRGGHLLQFLSCLENGLLPHGQLDPPLWLQRGKGKVFPKLRKRCPQGSSDSVSDKEEDEATDYVFRILFPNSRSEFATADLIEQGVCMWQPAPRKSSCSSCSQCSFSDGGAPNGCYHERTPLKLLCDKMKYQIISRAFYGWLAYCRHLSTVRTHLSALVNHTIVEPDVPHDASGGLTPKIWQMFMQDCSAYEDRELQRLVYFGGVDPSLRKEVWPFLLGHYQFGMSASDRKEVDEQVRACYEQTMSEWLGCEAIVKQREKEQHAAALVKCSSGASVDSTVQKIAHQCSSISNESSQSCSSDRLSHTRLQSDSSSSSTQFFTASHPFPWSGLLPFGFLFQVFESVDEVDQIETEPKGEEVKQVSKILSSALQNGTSSPDSGHPSSRNFSETSGYSDQSLHTEDSTVHEPSPNSQMEFTPTPPNTQTGKREEEEEEGNKMEEKDKETTENFPKVDNRDALLSNLQDHFHEKNDKHASIDGNEMDEVNPTYKTETEGEEKLKDNQTRTGKDVKNINRVKSSESIQTVNREETECIVALKTQRAAPTLDLEPTDAGRKEEGVKDDPDNKHPTCTAGRVAMKTMQCDGATVNTTEADESPLVIEMEVIPTAKVSLAPWHTGEFESAEDVSDKAMPPLVKLRTAGGSKRSPENTEPEMESILPQYNSLSVKNEQHEAASPVSSVGTTYSPELMDLYTINLHRIDKDVQRCDRNYWYFTTANLEKLRNIMCSYVWQHLEVGYVQGMCDLLAPLLVILDDEAMAFSCFTELMKRMNQNFPHGGAMDTHFANMRSLIQILDSELFELMHQNGDYTHFYFCYRWFLLDFKRELVYDDVFAAWETIWAAKYASSSHFVLFIALALVEIYRDIILENNMDFTEIIKFFNEMAEHHNIKQILTLARDMVCKVQTLIENK, encoded by the exons ATGGCAG AGGCCGAGATTCGCCAGAGGCTGCTGCGGAACGTCAAAAAGCAG GTGAAGCAGATAATGGAGGAAGCTGTCACCAGGAAGTTTGTTCATGAAGACAGCAGCCATATTGTGTCATTTTGTG CTGCAGTAGAAGCATGTGTGCTGCATGGTCTAAAGAGGAGGGCAGCTGGTTTTCTGCGTAGCAACAAGATTGCAGCACTCTTCACCAAGGTGGGAAAGAACTTCCCCCCTGCTGAGGAGCTCTGCAGGAAGACCCAAGAGCTGGAGCAGATCATCGAAAGCAA GAGAAGTCAGACCCTTCCATATGACAGCACTCACAAACCATCCAAAGTGCCAAATCTCTCACCTCAAGCCATGAAACATTTGTGGATTCGTACTGCTCTCATAGACAAAGTTCTGGACAAGATTGTGCTGTACCTGGTGGAGAATAGCAG TAAGTTCTATGAGAAGGAGGCTGTTCTGATGGATCCTGTGGATGGACACATCCTTGCTTCTCTTTTGG TGGGACCTTGTGCCCTAGAGTACACAAAAATGAAGACAGCAGACCATTTCTGGACTGACCCTTCAGCTGATGAACTGGTCCAGAGACATCGCATCCACAGTGCTCATTGCCGTCAGGACTCTCCTACCAAGAGACCTGCCTTGTGT ATTCAGAAAAGACACTCCAGCAGCAGTATGGATGAGAGACCTTCGCCAGCCCCTTCTGCCAGAGAGTATGTGGAGTCTCTGCATCAGAACTCCCGAGCGACACTTCTGTTTGGAAAGAACAATGTGCTTGTACAGCCG AGGGATGATATGGCGGCGGTTCCAGGGTACCTCTCTTTACATCAGACCGCACATGCCATGACCCTGAAGTGGACTCCAAATCAGCTGATGAATGGCTCAATGGGAGATCTGGACTATGAGAAGAG TGTCTATTGGGACTATGCCATGACCATACGCCTTGAGGAGATAGTCTACCTCCATTGTCATCAGCAAG TGGACAGTGGTGGGACAGTGGTTCTGGTGAGTCAGGATGGGATCCAGAGACCCCCTCTTCGGTTTCCTAGGGGTGGGCACCTCCTCCAGTTCCTCTCCTGCCTGGAAAATGGACTCCTGCCCCATGGTCAGCTGGATCCTCCACTGTGGTTGCAGCGTGGGAAG GGAAAGGTTTTTCCCAAGCTACGGAAGAGATGTCCACAGGGATCCTCTGATTCTGTCTCAGAtaaagaggaggatgaagccACAGATTATGTCTTCCGCATCCTGTTCCCTAACAGCCGATCAGAATTTG CAACAGCAGACCTGATAGAGCAGGGGGTCTGCATGTGGCAGCCTGCACCAAGGAAATCGTCCTGTTCTTCTTGTTCCCAATGCAGTTTCTCGGATGGAGGTGCTCCTAATGGCTGCTACCATGAGAG AACTCCACTGAAACTTCTCTGTGACAAAATGAAGTATCAGATCATCTCCCGGGCTTTCTATGGCT gGCTGGCATATTGCCGTCACCTCTCCACAGTGCGTACCCACCTCTCAGCCCTTGTGAATCACACCATTGTTGAGCCTGATGTGCCCCATGATGCATCTGGAGGTCTCACCCCCAAAATCTGGCAGATGTTCATGCAGGACTGCAGT GCCTATGAGGATAGAGAACTGCAGCGGCTGGTGTACTTTGGAGGTGTGGATCCCTCTCTGCGCAAGGAGGTCTGGCCATTCCTGCTGGGTCACTACCAGTTTGGCATGTCAGCATCAGACAGAAAGGAG GTGGATGAGCAGGTGCGGGCTTGCTATGAGCAGACCATGAGTGAGTGGCTGGGCTGTGAGGCCATTGTAAAGCAGAGGGAAAAGGAGCAGCATGCAGCAGCACTGGTCAAGTGCTCCTCTGGGGCAAGTGTGGACAGCACTGTGCAGAAGATAGCCCACCAATGCTCCAGCATCAGCAATGAG TCTTCGcagagctgcagctcagacagACTGAGTCACACTCGTCTACAGAGtgactccagcagcagcagcacacag TTCTTCACTGCCTCCCACCCCTTCCCTTGGAGTGGCCTGCTTCCCTTTGGCTTTTTGTTTCAGGTATTTGAGTCAGTTGACGAGGTAGATCAGATTGAAACAGAACCCAAAGGAGAGGAAGTGAAGCAGGTTTCCAAAATCCTCAGCAGTGCATTGCAGAATGGTACAAGCTCCCCTGACTCTGGTCACCCATCTTCAAGGAACTTTTCTGAGACCTCAGGCTACTCAGACCAGTCATTGCACACCGAGGACAGTACCGTGCATGAACCCAGCCCCAACAGCCAGATGGAGTTTACCCCAACACCCCCCAACACCCAGACTGGaaaaagggaggaggaggaggaggaggggaacaAGATGGAAGAAAAGGACAAGGAGACCACTGAGAATTTTCCAAAGGTGGATAACAGGGATGCACTCTTGTCCAATCTACAGGACCATTTTCATGAGAAGAATGATAAACATGCAAGTATAGATGGTAATGAGATGGATGAGGTTAATCCAACATATAAGACAGAAACAGAAGGTGAAGAAAAATTAAAAGATAATCAAACAAGAACAGGAAAGgatgttaaaaacattaacagaGTCAAGTCAAGTGAGTCCATACAAACAGTAAATAGAGAAGAAACAGAATGTATTGTGGCTCTAAAAACACAGCGGGCTGCACCAACATTAGACTTGGAGCCCACAGATgcaggaaggaaggaggaaggggTAAAGGACGACCCGGATAACAAACATCCAACATGTACAGCTGGCAGAGTGGCCATGAAGACCATGCAATGTGACGGGGCCACAGTTAACACCACAGAAGCAGACGAGTCTCCTTTAGTCATTGAAATGGAGGTGATTCCCACAGCCAAAGTGTCTTTGGCCCCCTGGCACACAGGTGAATTTGAAAGTGCAGAAGATGTCTCTGATAAGGCAATGCCCCCCTTGGTGAAGCTCAGAACTGCAGGTGGGAGCAAACGAAGCCCTGAGAATACGGAGCCTGAGATGGAGAGCATTTTACCTCAGTACAACTCCCTCAGTGTAAAAAATGAGCAGCATGAAGCAGCTTCTCCTGTGTCCTCCGTGGGAACGACCTACTCG CCAGAACTCATGGATTTGTACACAATCAATCTGCACCGCATTGACAAGGATGTCCAGCGCTGTGATCGGAACTACTGGTACTTCACAACAGCAAACCTAGAGAAGCTTCGCAACATCATGTGCAG TTATGTCTGGCAGCATCTAGAGGTTGGTTATGTACAGGGTATGTGTGACCTCCTGGCCCCTCTCTTGGTCATTCTTGATGATG AGGCTATGGCTTTTAGTTGCTTCACTGAGCTCATGAAGAGGATGAACCAGAATTTTCCTCATGGGGGTGCCATGGACACGCATTTTGCCAACATGCGATCTCTAATTCAG ATTCTGGACTCTGAGCTCTTTGAGCTCATGCACCAGAATGGGGACTACACCCACTTCTACTTCTGCTACAGATGGTTCCTTCTTGACTTTAAAAGAG AGCTGGTGTACGATGACGTGTTTGCGGCGTGGGAAACCATCTGGGCTGCAAAATATGCTTCTTCAAGCCATTTTGTCTTGTTTATCGCCCTGGCTCTTGTTGAGATCTACAGAGACATCATACTTGAGAATAACATGGATTTCACAGAAATCATTAAGTTTTTTAATG AAATGGCAGAACATCACAACATCAAGCAAATTCTCACGCTGGCCAGGGACATGGTGTGCAAAGTGCAAACACTTATTGAAAACAAGTAA
- the sgsm1a gene encoding small G protein signaling modulator 1 isoform X2, with translation MAEAEIRQRLLRNVKKQVKQIMEEAVTRKFVHEDSSHIVSFCAAVEACVLHGLKRRAAGFLRSNKIAALFTKVGKNFPPAEELCRKTQELEQIIESKRSQTLPYDSTHKPSKVPNLSPQAMKHLWIRTALIDKVLDKIVLYLVENSSKFYEKEAVLMDPVDGHILASLLVGPCALEYTKMKTADHFWTDPSADELVQRHRIHSAHCRQDSPTKRPALCIQKRHSSSSMDERPSPAPSAREYVESLHQNSRATLLFGKNNVLVQPRDDMAAVPGYLSLHQTAHAMTLKWTPNQLMNGSMGDLDYEKSVYWDYAMTIRLEEIVYLHCHQQVDSGGTVVLVSQDGIQRPPLRFPRGGHLLQFLSCLENGLLPHGQLDPPLWLQRGKGKVFPKLRKRCPQGSSDSVSDKEEDEATDYVFRILFPNSRSEFATADLIEQGVCMWQPAPRKSSCSSCSQCSFSDGGAPNGCYHERTPLKLLCDKMKYQIISRAFYGWLAYCRHLSTVRTHLSALVNHTIVEPDVPHDASGGLTPKIWQMFMQDCSAYEDRELQRLVYFGGVDPSLRKEVWPFLLGHYQFGMSASDRKEVDEQVRACYEQTMSEWLGCEAIVKQREKEQHAAALVKCSSGASVDSTVQKIAHQCSSISNESSQSCSSDRLSHTRLQSDSSSSSTQVFESVDEVDQIETEPKGEEVKQVSKILSSALQNGTSSPDSGHPSSRNFSETSGYSDQSLHTEDSTVHEPSPNSQMEFTPTPPNTQTGKREEEEEEGNKMEEKDKETTENFPKVDNRDALLSNLQDHFHEKNDKHASIDGNEMDEVNPTYKTETEGEEKLKDNQTRTGKDVKNINRVKSSESIQTVNREETECIVALKTQRAAPTLDLEPTDAGRKEEGVKDDPDNKHPTCTAGRVAMKTMQCDGATVNTTEADESPLVIEMEVIPTAKVSLAPWHTGEFESAEDVSDKAMPPLVKLRTAGGSKRSPENTEPEMESILPQYNSLSVKNEQHEAASPVSSVGTTYSPELMDLYTINLHRIDKDVQRCDRNYWYFTTANLEKLRNIMCSYVWQHLEVGYVQGMCDLLAPLLVILDDEAMAFSCFTELMKRMNQNFPHGGAMDTHFANMRSLIQILDSELFELMHQNGDYTHFYFCYRWFLLDFKRELVYDDVFAAWETIWAAKYASSSHFVLFIALALVEIYRDIILENNMDFTEIIKFFNEMAEHHNIKQILTLARDMVCKVQTLIENK, from the exons ATGGCAG AGGCCGAGATTCGCCAGAGGCTGCTGCGGAACGTCAAAAAGCAG GTGAAGCAGATAATGGAGGAAGCTGTCACCAGGAAGTTTGTTCATGAAGACAGCAGCCATATTGTGTCATTTTGTG CTGCAGTAGAAGCATGTGTGCTGCATGGTCTAAAGAGGAGGGCAGCTGGTTTTCTGCGTAGCAACAAGATTGCAGCACTCTTCACCAAGGTGGGAAAGAACTTCCCCCCTGCTGAGGAGCTCTGCAGGAAGACCCAAGAGCTGGAGCAGATCATCGAAAGCAA GAGAAGTCAGACCCTTCCATATGACAGCACTCACAAACCATCCAAAGTGCCAAATCTCTCACCTCAAGCCATGAAACATTTGTGGATTCGTACTGCTCTCATAGACAAAGTTCTGGACAAGATTGTGCTGTACCTGGTGGAGAATAGCAG TAAGTTCTATGAGAAGGAGGCTGTTCTGATGGATCCTGTGGATGGACACATCCTTGCTTCTCTTTTGG TGGGACCTTGTGCCCTAGAGTACACAAAAATGAAGACAGCAGACCATTTCTGGACTGACCCTTCAGCTGATGAACTGGTCCAGAGACATCGCATCCACAGTGCTCATTGCCGTCAGGACTCTCCTACCAAGAGACCTGCCTTGTGT ATTCAGAAAAGACACTCCAGCAGCAGTATGGATGAGAGACCTTCGCCAGCCCCTTCTGCCAGAGAGTATGTGGAGTCTCTGCATCAGAACTCCCGAGCGACACTTCTGTTTGGAAAGAACAATGTGCTTGTACAGCCG AGGGATGATATGGCGGCGGTTCCAGGGTACCTCTCTTTACATCAGACCGCACATGCCATGACCCTGAAGTGGACTCCAAATCAGCTGATGAATGGCTCAATGGGAGATCTGGACTATGAGAAGAG TGTCTATTGGGACTATGCCATGACCATACGCCTTGAGGAGATAGTCTACCTCCATTGTCATCAGCAAG TGGACAGTGGTGGGACAGTGGTTCTGGTGAGTCAGGATGGGATCCAGAGACCCCCTCTTCGGTTTCCTAGGGGTGGGCACCTCCTCCAGTTCCTCTCCTGCCTGGAAAATGGACTCCTGCCCCATGGTCAGCTGGATCCTCCACTGTGGTTGCAGCGTGGGAAG GGAAAGGTTTTTCCCAAGCTACGGAAGAGATGTCCACAGGGATCCTCTGATTCTGTCTCAGAtaaagaggaggatgaagccACAGATTATGTCTTCCGCATCCTGTTCCCTAACAGCCGATCAGAATTTG CAACAGCAGACCTGATAGAGCAGGGGGTCTGCATGTGGCAGCCTGCACCAAGGAAATCGTCCTGTTCTTCTTGTTCCCAATGCAGTTTCTCGGATGGAGGTGCTCCTAATGGCTGCTACCATGAGAG AACTCCACTGAAACTTCTCTGTGACAAAATGAAGTATCAGATCATCTCCCGGGCTTTCTATGGCT gGCTGGCATATTGCCGTCACCTCTCCACAGTGCGTACCCACCTCTCAGCCCTTGTGAATCACACCATTGTTGAGCCTGATGTGCCCCATGATGCATCTGGAGGTCTCACCCCCAAAATCTGGCAGATGTTCATGCAGGACTGCAGT GCCTATGAGGATAGAGAACTGCAGCGGCTGGTGTACTTTGGAGGTGTGGATCCCTCTCTGCGCAAGGAGGTCTGGCCATTCCTGCTGGGTCACTACCAGTTTGGCATGTCAGCATCAGACAGAAAGGAG GTGGATGAGCAGGTGCGGGCTTGCTATGAGCAGACCATGAGTGAGTGGCTGGGCTGTGAGGCCATTGTAAAGCAGAGGGAAAAGGAGCAGCATGCAGCAGCACTGGTCAAGTGCTCCTCTGGGGCAAGTGTGGACAGCACTGTGCAGAAGATAGCCCACCAATGCTCCAGCATCAGCAATGAG TCTTCGcagagctgcagctcagacagACTGAGTCACACTCGTCTACAGAGtgactccagcagcagcagcacacag GTATTTGAGTCAGTTGACGAGGTAGATCAGATTGAAACAGAACCCAAAGGAGAGGAAGTGAAGCAGGTTTCCAAAATCCTCAGCAGTGCATTGCAGAATGGTACAAGCTCCCCTGACTCTGGTCACCCATCTTCAAGGAACTTTTCTGAGACCTCAGGCTACTCAGACCAGTCATTGCACACCGAGGACAGTACCGTGCATGAACCCAGCCCCAACAGCCAGATGGAGTTTACCCCAACACCCCCCAACACCCAGACTGGaaaaagggaggaggaggaggaggaggggaacaAGATGGAAGAAAAGGACAAGGAGACCACTGAGAATTTTCCAAAGGTGGATAACAGGGATGCACTCTTGTCCAATCTACAGGACCATTTTCATGAGAAGAATGATAAACATGCAAGTATAGATGGTAATGAGATGGATGAGGTTAATCCAACATATAAGACAGAAACAGAAGGTGAAGAAAAATTAAAAGATAATCAAACAAGAACAGGAAAGgatgttaaaaacattaacagaGTCAAGTCAAGTGAGTCCATACAAACAGTAAATAGAGAAGAAACAGAATGTATTGTGGCTCTAAAAACACAGCGGGCTGCACCAACATTAGACTTGGAGCCCACAGATgcaggaaggaaggaggaaggggTAAAGGACGACCCGGATAACAAACATCCAACATGTACAGCTGGCAGAGTGGCCATGAAGACCATGCAATGTGACGGGGCCACAGTTAACACCACAGAAGCAGACGAGTCTCCTTTAGTCATTGAAATGGAGGTGATTCCCACAGCCAAAGTGTCTTTGGCCCCCTGGCACACAGGTGAATTTGAAAGTGCAGAAGATGTCTCTGATAAGGCAATGCCCCCCTTGGTGAAGCTCAGAACTGCAGGTGGGAGCAAACGAAGCCCTGAGAATACGGAGCCTGAGATGGAGAGCATTTTACCTCAGTACAACTCCCTCAGTGTAAAAAATGAGCAGCATGAAGCAGCTTCTCCTGTGTCCTCCGTGGGAACGACCTACTCG CCAGAACTCATGGATTTGTACACAATCAATCTGCACCGCATTGACAAGGATGTCCAGCGCTGTGATCGGAACTACTGGTACTTCACAACAGCAAACCTAGAGAAGCTTCGCAACATCATGTGCAG TTATGTCTGGCAGCATCTAGAGGTTGGTTATGTACAGGGTATGTGTGACCTCCTGGCCCCTCTCTTGGTCATTCTTGATGATG AGGCTATGGCTTTTAGTTGCTTCACTGAGCTCATGAAGAGGATGAACCAGAATTTTCCTCATGGGGGTGCCATGGACACGCATTTTGCCAACATGCGATCTCTAATTCAG ATTCTGGACTCTGAGCTCTTTGAGCTCATGCACCAGAATGGGGACTACACCCACTTCTACTTCTGCTACAGATGGTTCCTTCTTGACTTTAAAAGAG AGCTGGTGTACGATGACGTGTTTGCGGCGTGGGAAACCATCTGGGCTGCAAAATATGCTTCTTCAAGCCATTTTGTCTTGTTTATCGCCCTGGCTCTTGTTGAGATCTACAGAGACATCATACTTGAGAATAACATGGATTTCACAGAAATCATTAAGTTTTTTAATG AAATGGCAGAACATCACAACATCAAGCAAATTCTCACGCTGGCCAGGGACATGGTGTGCAAAGTGCAAACACTTATTGAAAACAAGTAA